The following are encoded together in the Blautia obeum ATCC 29174 genome:
- a CDS encoding PspC domain-containing protein, with protein MDNKRLYKSSVNYMLCGVCGGIAEYFNIDPTLVRLAWVILTCFGGAGIWAYIIAAIIIPKG; from the coding sequence ATGGATAACAAAAGGCTTTACAAATCATCTGTAAATTATATGCTGTGCGGTGTATGCGGTGGTATTGCAGAATATTTCAACATTGATCCAACATTGGTACGTCTTGCCTGGGTGATCCTGACCTGCTTTGGCGGGGCAGGGATCTGGGCATATATCATTGCTGCCATTATTATTCCTAAGGGATGA
- a CDS encoding RsmF rRNA methyltransferase first C-terminal domain-containing protein: MSEHTITELLSPAFLSRMQNMLGDEYESFLKSYEAPRTYGLRVNTAKISCDEFERIVPFPVTPIPWISNGYFYPEDVRPSFCPLYQAGLFYLQEPSAMTPASCLPVTPGENVLDLCAAPGGKATALGAMLNGSGLLVANDISASRARALLRNIELFGITNAFVTNETPAHLGKHFPEFFHKILLDAPCSGEGMFRKEEALARDWTPEKSHELSSLQKELILQAADMLRPGGLLLYSTCTFAPEEDEEVVSHLLENRPDMELLELPEYEGFTSGVPEWGNGDPSLIRSVHLFPHKMQGEGHFLALFRKEGRTDLIGTMSSAKPNAETRKWLELFLKEIGLKTLGGQPFDWNRVETRKDKVYYLPPIGGDFRGLTFLRNGLYLGDLKKNRFEPSQPFALSLRKGDAEAVISLPVSDQRLTRYLKGETLNIEPEEAAHAKGWHLLCVEGYPIGFGKLVGQTLKNKYPAGWRV; this comes from the coding sequence ATGTCTGAACATACAATTACCGAACTCCTCTCTCCTGCATTTCTGTCTCGCATGCAGAATATGCTGGGTGATGAATATGAAAGCTTTTTAAAAAGTTATGAAGCACCGCGTACTTACGGGCTTCGTGTAAATACCGCAAAAATCAGCTGTGACGAATTCGAACGGATCGTCCCGTTCCCGGTCACTCCGATTCCGTGGATCTCCAATGGATATTTTTATCCGGAAGATGTCCGTCCATCTTTCTGTCCACTCTATCAGGCCGGACTTTTCTATCTGCAGGAACCAAGTGCCATGACACCGGCATCCTGTCTTCCAGTCACTCCAGGTGAAAACGTTCTGGACCTTTGTGCTGCACCTGGCGGCAAAGCTACTGCCCTTGGTGCAATGCTGAATGGAAGCGGACTCCTGGTCGCCAACGACATCAGTGCTTCCAGAGCCAGGGCACTCCTTCGCAACATTGAATTATTCGGTATCACCAATGCATTTGTTACAAATGAAACTCCGGCACATCTCGGCAAACATTTTCCTGAATTTTTCCATAAGATTCTGCTTGATGCACCTTGCTCCGGAGAAGGCATGTTTCGCAAAGAAGAAGCGCTTGCACGTGACTGGACTCCTGAAAAGTCTCATGAACTTTCCAGTCTGCAAAAAGAATTGATTCTGCAGGCAGCCGATATGCTTCGTCCAGGCGGACTGCTTCTGTACTCCACATGTACCTTTGCGCCGGAAGAAGACGAAGAAGTTGTTTCTCATCTTCTTGAAAACCGACCGGATATGGAACTCCTTGAGCTTCCGGAATATGAAGGATTCACTTCAGGTGTCCCGGAATGGGGAAACGGAGATCCGTCACTTATACGCAGCGTACATCTCTTTCCCCATAAGATGCAGGGAGAGGGACACTTTCTTGCACTGTTTCGTAAAGAGGGCAGAACTGATCTGATCGGTACAATGTCTTCTGCAAAACCAAATGCCGAAACCCGCAAATGGCTGGAACTTTTCCTGAAGGAGATCGGACTGAAAACACTTGGTGGGCAGCCCTTTGACTGGAATCGCGTTGAAACACGAAAAGACAAAGTCTACTATCTGCCACCGATAGGCGGTGATTTCCGTGGACTTACATTCCTTCGAAATGGGCTGTATCTCGGGGACCTTAAGAAAAACCGTTTCGAACCTTCCCAGCCATTTGCACTTTCCCTTCGAAAAGGTGATGCAGAAGCCGTAATCTCACTTCCGGTCTCCGATCAGCGTCTGACACGCTATCTCAAGGGTGAGACTCTCAATATTGAACCGGAAGAGGCTGCTCACGCAAAAGGATGGCATCTGCTCTGCGTTGAAGGTTATCCAATCGGATTCGGTAAACTCGTCGGCCAGACTCTCAAAAACAAATATCCCGCAGGATGGAGAGTGTAA
- a CDS encoding ABC transporter ATP-binding protein, with protein MGNLQNSYVKLDKVSKIYKMGEVEIRAVDNISFEISKGEFVVVVGPSGAGKTTVLNILGGMDTATKGNVFVDGSNIAKYNNRQLTAYRRDDIGFVFQFYNLVPNLTALENVELAMQICKNPLDAKKVLCEVGLEDRMGNFPAQLSGGEQQRVSIARALAKNPKLLLCDEPTGALDYQTGKAILKLLQDMCREKGMTVIVITHNSALTPMADRVIHIKNGTVSAMELNTDPTPVEEIEW; from the coding sequence ATGGGAAACCTTCAAAATTCATATGTAAAATTAGATAAAGTTTCTAAGATATACAAAATGGGTGAAGTTGAGATCCGGGCAGTGGATAATATCAGCTTTGAAATATCAAAAGGTGAATTTGTCGTAGTTGTTGGACCGAGTGGAGCCGGTAAAACAACGGTTCTGAATATTCTTGGTGGAATGGACACAGCGACAAAAGGAAATGTTTTTGTGGATGGCAGCAACATTGCGAAATATAACAACCGCCAGCTGACCGCTTACCGCCGCGATGATATCGGCTTTGTCTTCCAGTTCTATAATCTGGTGCCGAATCTGACTGCACTGGAAAATGTGGAACTTGCGATGCAGATCTGCAAAAATCCGCTCGATGCCAAAAAAGTTCTCTGTGAAGTTGGCCTCGAAGACCGCATGGGTAACTTCCCGGCTCAGCTTTCCGGCGGTGAACAGCAGAGAGTTTCGATCGCAAGAGCCCTTGCAAAGAATCCGAAGCTTCTTTTGTGTGATGAACCGACAGGGGCACTTGACTATCAGACAGGAAAGGCAATCCTGAAGCTTTTGCAGGATATGTGCAGGGAAAAAGGGATGACAGTTATCGTTATTACACATAACTCAGCATTGACACCAATGGCGGACCGCGTGATCCATATCAAAAATGGTACGGTTTCGGCAATGGAACTGAATACTGATCCTACGCCGGTGGAGGAAATCGAATGGTAG
- a CDS encoding DUF1700 domain-containing protein, whose product MNRVQFMEQLKKLLSDISEEERQEALEYYESYFDDAGEDQEAEVIRELGSPGKVAAIIKEDLKSSSQNYGEFTENGFQDERADNERQMPQNRVDRGYHAERKGGKASVILVLILLVFISPLIKGAVGGVLGFIVALALLPFLVVFGIGAAVVGLFVAAVAVIGAGIGTCFTALPFGVLLVGIGLLLFALALVGLVFLKWAATCALPAILRNFTDFCCRIVNRGRKEGERA is encoded by the coding sequence ATGAACAGAGTGCAGTTTATGGAACAGTTAAAGAAACTGCTTTCTGATATCTCTGAGGAGGAAAGACAAGAGGCTCTTGAGTATTATGAGAGTTACTTTGATGATGCCGGAGAAGATCAGGAGGCAGAAGTGATCCGGGAGCTTGGAAGTCCGGGAAAGGTAGCGGCTATTATTAAAGAAGATTTAAAGAGCAGCTCGCAAAACTACGGAGAATTTACCGAAAATGGATTTCAGGATGAGCGTGCAGATAATGAACGTCAGATGCCACAGAACCGTGTGGACCGAGGTTATCATGCTGAACGCAAAGGCGGAAAGGCCAGTGTGATTCTGGTATTGATCCTTCTGGTATTTATTTCACCTCTGATCAAAGGAGCAGTCGGAGGAGTACTTGGGTTTATTGTAGCACTGGCATTGCTTCCGTTTCTGGTCGTATTCGGAATCGGTGCTGCTGTAGTTGGTCTGTTTGTTGCCGCAGTAGCAGTGATCGGAGCCGGAATTGGAACCTGTTTTACAGCACTTCCGTTTGGTGTCCTTCTCGTTGGAATTGGTCTGCTCCTGTTTGCATTGGCACTTGTTGGTCTTGTGTTCCTGAAATGGGCAGCAACCTGTGCACTTCCGGCAATTCTGCGTAATTTTACAGATTTTTGCTGCCGTATTGTGAACAGAGGCAGAAAGGAAGGTGAACGGGCATGA
- a CDS encoding PadR family transcriptional regulator — protein MVFNTGAALLDAIVLAVVSNEKDGTYGYKITQDVRSVLEVSESTLYPVLRRLQKDECLETYDQAFAGRNRRYYKITEKGMAQLNLYRVEWRNYSTKISKLFEGGIEL, from the coding sequence ATGGTATTTAACACAGGTGCGGCACTTCTGGACGCGATCGTTCTGGCTGTAGTATCGAATGAGAAAGATGGAACCTACGGCTACAAGATCACCCAGGATGTACGGAGTGTGCTGGAGGTATCCGAATCAACGCTGTATCCGGTGCTGCGGAGACTGCAGAAGGATGAATGTCTGGAGACATACGATCAGGCTTTTGCAGGCAGAAACCGCAGATATTATAAGATTACAGAAAAAGGCATGGCACAGCTGAATCTGTACAGAGTTGAATGGAGGAATTATTCAACAAAGATTTCGAAGCTGTTTGAGGGAGGCATAGAGTTATGA
- a CDS encoding DUF4097 family beta strand repeat-containing protein produces MKKSSKVMLLTAAVVGVVGIGMSIGGVAMGATIAGLNLSKYGFDGIVKQTAKYISLDDKDDWEQDWDEITQLEPVETDNDKEIFETAPISDLKLSLSGDELKFRSYDGDKLRIEVSGSKKDKIRIGTEDDSLILETTGRTRDREITVSYPKNVRFKETSIEVAAGTVTMCDEFRTDDLDVSVAAGEFTNTGKIRAASDTTIAVGTGNVELSELDINNLEVDCGIGNVDLGILGKEADYNYQISCSAGNVDIGDSSYSGVGHNKNITNPNAKGNMNLDCGVGNITVDFEK; encoded by the coding sequence ATGAAAAAATCTTCAAAAGTAATGCTGCTTACAGCTGCCGTTGTTGGTGTTGTCGGAATTGGAATGAGTATCGGTGGAGTTGCCATGGGGGCTACGATCGCAGGACTGAACTTATCAAAATATGGATTCGATGGTATTGTTAAACAGACAGCAAAATATATCAGCCTTGATGACAAAGATGACTGGGAACAGGACTGGGATGAGATCACACAGCTTGAACCGGTTGAAACAGATAATGACAAAGAAATTTTTGAAACAGCACCAATTTCTGATCTGAAACTTTCACTGAGTGGAGACGAACTTAAGTTTCGGTCCTATGATGGAGATAAGCTTCGCATAGAGGTGTCTGGTTCGAAGAAAGATAAGATAAGGATCGGTACAGAGGATGACAGTCTGATTCTTGAGACGACCGGCAGGACCCGGGACCGTGAGATCACAGTGAGTTATCCGAAGAATGTACGATTTAAGGAGACTTCTATAGAGGTTGCAGCAGGTACAGTTACAATGTGCGATGAATTCCGGACGGATGATCTGGATGTATCTGTAGCGGCAGGTGAGTTTACAAATACAGGGAAGATCCGTGCAGCCAGCGATACAACAATTGCAGTTGGCACAGGAAATGTAGAACTGTCAGAGCTGGATATAAATAATCTGGAAGTTGACTGTGGTATTGGAAATGTTGATCTTGGTATTCTGGGAAAAGAAGCAGACTACAATTATCAGATTTCCTGTTCGGCGGGAAATGTGGATATTGGCGACAGCTCTTACAGCGGTGTCGGACATAATAAGAATATCACGAACCCAAATGCCAAAGGAAATATGAATCTGGACTGTGGTGTGGGAAATATAACGGTAGATTTTGAAAAATAA
- a CDS encoding small, acid-soluble spore protein, alpha/beta type, protein MNKEKEVEAYLKGVLPEEQKLKYEIAQELGILDKVLESGWKSLSAKETGRIGGLLASKRKEEKDM, encoded by the coding sequence ATGAACAAAGAAAAGGAAGTGGAAGCTTATCTGAAGGGAGTACTTCCGGAAGAGCAGAAACTGAAATATGAAATTGCACAGGAACTGGGAATTCTGGATAAAGTACTGGAAAGTGGATGGAAAAGCCTGTCAGCAAAAGAAACCGGCAGGATCGGAGGTTTGCTTGCAAGTAAACGAAAAGAAGAAAAAGATATGTGA